Proteins encoded together in one Musa acuminata AAA Group cultivar baxijiao chromosome BXJ3-6, Cavendish_Baxijiao_AAA, whole genome shotgun sequence window:
- the LOC103988537 gene encoding glycolate oxidase 1 produces MSMEITNVCEYEEIAKQKLPKMIYDYYASGAEDQWTLKENRNAFSRILFRPRILIDVSNIDMTTTVLGFNISMPIMIAPTAMQKMAHPEGEYATARAASAANTIMTLSSWATSSVEEVASTGPGVRFFQLYVYKDRDVVRQLVKRAERAGFKAIVLTVDTPRLGRREADIKNRFTLPPFLTLKNFEDLDLGKMERTNDSGLASYVASQVDRSLSWKDVKWLQTITSLPIIVKGVMTAEDTRLAIQAGVAGIVVSNHGARQLDYVPATINCLEEVVKAARGQVPVFLDGGIRRGTDVFKALALGASGVFIGRPVVFALAADGEAGVRKVLQMLRDELELTMALSGCTSLKEITRNHIVTETEMPRTLSRL; encoded by the exons ATGAGCATGGAGATCACCAATGTTTGTGAGTACGAGGAGATTGCGAAGCAGAAACTGCCGAAGATGATCTATGATTACTATGCCTCGGGAGCAGAAGACCAGTGGACACTCAAGGAGAATAGAAATGCCTTCTCAAGGATTCT GTTTCGACCTCGTATTCTGATCGATGTGTCCAATATCGATATGACCACTACAGTCTTGGGTTTCAATATATCAATGCCAATCATGATTGCCCCCACAGCTATGCAGAAGATGGCTCATCCGGAAG GGGAGTATGCAACAGCAAGGGCAGCATCAGCAGCCAACACTATCATG ACACTGTCATCATGGGCTACTTCCAGTGTTGAAGAGGTTGCTTCAACAGGACCAGGAGTTCGCTTCTTCCAGCTTTAT GTCTACAAGGACAGGGATGTCGTTAGACAGCTTGTTAAAAGAGCTGAAAGGGCTGGCTTCAAGGCTATTGTGCTCACAGTAGATACACCAAGGCTTGGACGGAGGGAAGCGGACATCAAGAATAG ATTCACTTTGCCTCCCTTTCTGACACTCAAAAACTTCGAGGATCTGGACCTTGGAAAGATGGAAAGG ACAAATGACTCTGGTCTAGCATCTTATGTTGCCAGCCAAGTTGACCGTTCCCTATCCTGGAAG GATGTCAAGTGGCTGCAGACAATTACTTCATTGCCAATCATAGTGAAAGGAGTCATGACTGCAGAGGACA CTAGGCTGGCCATTCAGGCTGGTGTGGCTGGTATTGTTGTGTCTAATCATGGAGCTCGCCAGCTTGATTATGTTCCAGCAACTATTAATTGTTTGGAAGAG GTTGTCAAAGCAGCACGGGGTCAAGTTCCGGTGTTCTTGGACGGTGGGATTCGTCGTGGCACAGATGTGTTCAAGGCATTAGCGTTGGGAGCCTCTGGAGTATTT ATTGGAAGGCCAGTAGTCTTTGCACTCGCAGCAGACGGGGAGGCTGGTGTGAGGAAGGTGCTTCAAATGCTTCGAGATGAGCTTGAGCTAACCATGGCACTGAGTGGCTGTACCTCTCTTAAAGAAATCACTCGGAATCACATAGTTACTGAGACTGAGATGCCCCGAACCCTATCTAGGTTATAG
- the LOC103988536 gene encoding probable sugar phosphate/phosphate translocator At3g14410, translating into MDRSGRPLRVRGEAGMVADVVKRIRRCGEGGSTYGYILLYIALSSGQIFFNKWVLSSKQINFPYPVALTLLHMLFSSVLCFVLTKVFKIIKIEGGITSEIYLTSVVPIGAMFAMTLWLGNSAYLYISVAFAQMLKATMPVAVFFLGTAAGLEAMSCRMFVIMTVISIGVVVASYGEISISWIGVVYQMGGVVGEASRLIFMEIFVKRKGVRLNSISMMYYVSPCSALCLFVPWIFLEKPKMDSSGPWNFPPIILGLNCLCTFALNLSVFLVISRTSALTIRVAGVVRDWVVVLLSALIFSDSKLTIINIIGYGIAISGVVAYNNHKLKKEASQIKSDGTAKTEDQERSQDVQVVLIPQKENT; encoded by the exons ATGGATCGATCCGGTCGCCCCCTCCGCGTTCGGGGAGAGGCGGGAATGGTGGCAGATGTGGTGAAGCGGATCCGGAGGTGCGGGGAAGGCGGCAGCACGTATGGCTACATTCTCCTCTATATTGCCTTGTCCAGCGGCCAGATCTTCTTCAACAAG TGGGTTTTGTCTTCCAAACAGATCAACTTCCCCTATCCAGTTGCATTGACTTTACTACACATGCTTTTCTCTTCTGTATTATGCTTTGTGCTCACCAAAGTCTTCAAG ATTATAAAGATTGAAGGAGGAATAACCTCAGAAAT ATATCTCACATCAGTCGTACCAATTGGTGCCATGTTTGCAATGACTCTTTGGCTGGGGAATAGTGCTTACCTCTATATATCTGTTGCATTTGCCCAAATGTTGAAAGCTACCA TGCCTGTTGCTGTATTTTTTCTGGGAACAGCAGCAGGCCTTGAAGCAATGAGTTGTAGGATGTTTGTCATTATGACTGTCATCAGTATTGGAGTAGTTGTGGCTTCATATGGGGAGATCAGCATCAGTTGGATTGGAGTAGTTTATCAGATGGGTGGTGTAGTTGGTGAGGCCTCAAGACTCAtcttcatggaaatttttgtgaaAAGAAAGGGTGTTCGACTGAACTCAATTTCTATGATGTATTATGTTAGTCCATGCAG TGCTTTGTGCCTCTTTGTTCCATGGATATTCTTGGAGAAACCAAAAATGGATTCTAGTGGGCCTTGGAACTTTCCACCAATTATATTGGGTCTCAACTGTCTCTGCACATTTGCTCTCAATCTGTCAGTTTTCCTTGTGATTTCTCGCACAAGTGCGCTGACTATTCGTGTAGCTGGAGTTGTCAGGGACTGGGTTGTAGTTTTACTGTCAGCTTTAATATTTTCTGATTCAAAGTTGACAATTATCAACATAATTGGTTATGGTATAG CTATTTCAGGTGTTGTGGCATATAACAATCACAAACTGAAAAAAGAAGCATCCCAAATAAAATCAGACGGTACTGCTAAAACTGAAGACCAAGAAAGATCTCAAGATGTTCAGGTAGTCTTGATTCCTCAAAAGGAAAATACATAG